Proteins encoded by one window of Primulina huaijiensis isolate GDHJ02 chromosome 1, ASM1229523v2, whole genome shotgun sequence:
- the LOC140988248 gene encoding internal alternative NAD(P)H-ubiquinone oxidoreductase A1, mitochondrial-like, whose protein sequence is MPWLRNFIQLSSTFTRQSPLRKSSALSVPPPFLAQLLRHLSSDSGGSYAGLGPTKGDEKPRVVVLGSGWAGCRLIKDIDTKTYDVVCVSPRNHMVFTPLLASTCVGTLEFRSVAEPIGRIQPAISREPGSYFFLANSTGVDFQNHQVRCQTVTDGTHTVDPRNFSISYDKLVIASGAEASTFGIKGAREHAIFLREVHHAQEIRRKLLLNLMLSDVPGVTDEEKCRLLHCVVVGGGPTGVEFSGELSDFIMKDVHQRYTHVKDYIHVTLVEASEILSSFDDRLRKYAIKQLTKSGVRLVHGIVKDVQPQKIILSDDTDIPYGLLVWSTGVGPSPFVKSLEVPKAPGGRIGIDDWLRVPSVPDVFAIGDCSGFLESTGKPVLPALAQVAERQGKYLSKLLNNMGKSGGGRANAAKELDLGKSFVYRHLGSMATIGRYKALVDLRQSKEAKGLSMAGFPSWFVWRSAYLTRVISWRNRFYVAVNWLTTFVFGRDISRI, encoded by the exons ATGCCTTGGTTGAGAAATTTCATCCAACTCTCCAGCACCTTCACTAGACAATCGCCGCTGCGCAAATCATCAGCATTATCCGTTCCTCCGCCGTTTCTCGCCCAACTATTGCGGCATCTTAGCTCTGATTCTGGCGGGAGTTATGCCGGATTGGGGCCAACGAAGGGGGACGAGAAGCCCAGAGTGGTTGTTCTCGGCTCGGGTTGGGCTGGATGTAGGCTGATTAAGGATATTGACACCAAGACATACGACGTAGTTTGTGTCTCCCCAAGGAATCACATGGTTTTCACTCCCTTATTGGCTTCCACTTGTGTCGGCACACTTGAGTTCAGGTCCGTGGCGGAGCCCATTGGGAGGATCCAACCTGCAATATCTCGTGAACCCGGCTCTTATTTCTTTCTTGCTAATTCCACCGGCGTCGATTTCCAGAACCATCAG GTTCGCTGTCAAACAGTCACTGATGGGACCCATACAGTAGATCCAAGGAACTTCAGCATCTCGTACGACAAGCTAGTAATTGCTTCTGGAGCAGAAGCTTCTACATTTGGTATTAAAGGTGCTAGAGAACATGCGATTTTTCTCCGTGAAGTTCATCATGCTCAAGAAATAAGGAGGAAATTGCTTCTAAATTTGATGCTGTCAGATGTTCCAG GCGTCACCGATGAAGAAAAGTGTCGGCTTCTGCACTGCGTTGTTGTTGGAGGTGGTCCCACTGGAGTTGAGTTCAGCGGAGAACTCAGTGACTTTATAATGAAGGATGTACATCAAAGATACACACATGTGAAAGATTATATTCATGTTACATTAGTTGAG GCAAGTGAGATATTGTCATCATTTGATGACCGTTTACGAAAATATGCAATTAAGCAATTGACGAAG TCAGGAGTTCGTCTTGTTCATGGAATTGTGAAGGACGTCCAACCTCAAAAGATAATTCTGAGCGATGACACAGATATTCCTTATGGTCTTTTAGTGTGGTCTACTGGGGTTGGTCCCTCACCATTTGTGAAGTCCCTGGAAGTACCTAAAGCACCAGGTGGAAG GATTGGGATTGATGACTGGCTGCGAGTCCCTTCTGTGCCGGATGTATTTGCCATTGGTGACTGCAGTGGCTTTCTTGAAAGTACAGGCAAGCCGGTTCTTCCCGCCCTGGCCCAA GTGGCAGAGCGGCAGGGAAAATATCTATCCAAGTTGTTAAATAATATGGGCAAATCTGGTGGAGGACGTGCCAATGCTGCAAAAGAACTTGACCTGGGGAAATCATTTGTTTATAGGCATTTGGGGAGCATGGCTACCATTGGGAGATACAAGGCACTCGTGGACCTTAGGCAGAGCAAG GAAGCAAAAGGTCTATCGATGGCAGGATTTCCGAGCTGGTTTGTTTGGCGCTCAGCATATCTTACCAGGGTCATTAGCTGGAGAAACAGGTTTTATGTGGCAGTCAATTGGTTGACAACGTTTGTGTTTGGTCGCGATATTAGCCGCATATAG
- the LOC140988272 gene encoding transcription factor LHW-like: protein MGYLLKEALKTLCGLNQWSYAVFWKIGYRNPNLLVWEECYYDPNSYSTPQDFDASWVATPTSNFQPQNHAGEKVSLLINKMMMENQVYIVGEGLVGKVAFTGNHQWALSEFFCGAAHPPEVLNEVHQQFSAGMKTVAVIPVIPHGVVQFGSYLTMEENLGFVHDVTTLVFQLGEVPGVFLSDNYMSKESARRFGVPVCHGSSAPVDSSLDFSKICASSLIADGLNHVESSFQTSLLDTQASDSFTTEIRNDSQTTVAAFQSFNSSPSRMKPHDYDHIATIAPMLKAEVIASNSEIWRKRHTPLYVPRSTVDFPSSTCLLNRGSISCIEQSDSGCQGPLNSLCGVSLPTLRKTSILASCSNEGVSMPCNVETLSRIDSFLNASRTVNERITSKSSDSVGINNVNLLKREVSFSDSPDHLRTNSLLGNSSCIRYNLTDKTLVENENDLYTSNEEFNITQTHDISPSQHNKNRNMVTQPISSLVEDDKKHKSEDQSHTVSDTKYDESYIQSESGDDLFDILGSDFKNKMFSSRWKSCKSPTNTHDSNKNIPSKKSLVSSEIYAASQGNLDNGIFSSGPDHLLDAVVSNVHSAVKPILDDKVSRGTTLTNARSSSRPSTGFSYSQCGVSNQMKGELLGVQKYIAKAGTMRPCSLRNACSKEDSGTYSQISSVYGSQISSLIEMGHDMNPNSSVSTGCSKKPDETTKPNRKRLRPGENPRPRPKDRQMIQDRFKELRQIVPNGAKCSMDSLLERTIKHMLFLQSVTKHADKLKQTGEPKIIDKDGSLLLKNNFEGGATWAYEVGSQSMVCPLIVEDLNQPRQMLVEMLCEERGFFLEIADIIRGLGLTILKGVMETRNGKIWARFAVEANRDVTRMEIFLSLVHLLEQSSKSCIPQANDISCDKTIAEQIHHAASLPVTGVSHNLH from the exons CCTTTTAGTATGGGAAGAATGTTATTACGATCCGAACTCTTATTCGACACCTCAAGATTTCGATGCTTCATGGGTTGCGACCCCCACCAGCAACTTCCAGCCCCAAAATCATGCTGGAGAGAAAGTGTCTTTGCTTATAAACAAGATGATGATGGAAAATCAAGTTTATATTGTGGGAGAAGG ATTAGTTGGAAAAGTTGCTTTCACCGGTAACCATCAATGGGcactttctgaatttttttgtgGAGCAGCCCATCCGCCAGAG GTTCTAAATGAGGTACACCAACAATTTTCAGCTGGCATGAAG ACGGTTGCAGTTATTCCTGTTATTCCTCATGGTGTTGTTCAATTTGGTTCATACTTGACG ATGGAAGAGAACTTGGGATTCGTACATGATGTGACAACATTAGTATTTCAACTGGGAGAGGTACCTGGTGTCTTTCTATCTGATAATTATATGTCAAAAGAGTCTGCTCGAAGATTTGGGGTTCCAGTATGTCATGGAAGCTCCGCTCCTGTGGACTCGTCTCTTGACTTCAGTAAGATATGTGCTTCTTCACTCATCGCCGACGGTCTTAACCATGTTGAAAGCTCATTTCAAACCTCACTTCTTGACACTCAAGCATCTGATTCATTTACTACAGAAATTCGAAATGACTCGCAAACTACTGTTGCAGCATTTCAATCTTTTAACTCGAGTCCGAGTCGTATGAAACCCCACGATTACGATCATATAGCAACGATTGCTCCTATGTTAAAAGCTGAAGTTATAGCCTCAAATTCGGAAATATGGAGGAAACGGCATACTCCTCTCTACGTCCCAAGGTCCACTGTTGATTTCCCATCTAGCACATGCTTGTTGAATCGTGGCAGTATAAGTTGCATTGAACAATCGGATAGTGGCTGTCAAGGCCCTTTAAATAGCCTCTGTGGCGTTTCTTTGCCTACTCTGAGAAAAACTTCTATCTTGGCTTCTTGTTCCAATGAAGGCGTGTCCATGCCCTGTAATGTGGAAACATTGTCAAGGATAGACTCTTTCTTAAATGCGAGCAGGACGGTTAATGAACGGATTACTTCCAAGAGTTCAGATTCTGTTGGGATTAACAATGTGAATTTGCTGAAAAGAGAGGTCTCTTTCTCCGATTCCCCTGACCATTTGAGGACAAATTCCTTGCTAGGTAATAGCTCTTGTATCCGATACAATCTCACGGACAAAACGTTGGTGGAAAATGAAAATGACTTGTATACGTCTAATGAAGAATTCAACATAACTCAAACTCATGACATTTCTCCATCCCAGCACAACAAAAATCGAAATATGGTTACACAGCCAATTTCTAGTTTAGTTGAAGACGACAAAAAACATAAATCGGAAGATCAGAGTCATACAGTGAGTGATACCAAGTACGATGAATCGTACATTCAATCTGAGTCTGGAGATGATCTATTCGATATTTTGGGATCAGATTTTAAGAATAAGATGTTTAGCAGTCGCTGGAAGAGTTGTAAATCACCCACGAACACGCATGATTCAAATAAGAATATTCCTTCTAAGAAGAGTCTGGTGTCTTCGGAAATATATGCTGCCAGCCAAGGAAACTTGGATAATGGGATTTTCTCCTCTGGCCCTGACCATCTCTTGGATGCAGTAGTCTCTAACGTTCACTCCGCTGTAAAGCCAATACTGGATGACAAAGTTTCTCGCGGGACAACGTTGACCAATGCACGCAGCTCCTCGCGACCCAGCACTGGATTTTCATATAGTCAGTGCGGGGTTTCTAACCAGATGAAGGGAGAGTTACTTGGTGTTCAGAAATACATTGCAAAGGCAGGAACGATGAGGCCTTGTTCTTTGAGAAATGCTTGTTCCAAGGAAGATTCAGGAACCTATTCTCAGATTAGTTCTGTTTACGGATCACAAATAAGTTCATTGATTGAAATGGGTCATGACATGAACCCAAATAGTAGCGTGTCTACTGGATGCTCCAAGAAACCTGATGAAACGACTAAACCAAATCGCAAGAGGCTTAGACCTGGAGAAAATCCAAGACCTAGGCCAAAAGATCGGCAAATGATCCAAGATCGTTTCAAGGAGTTGAGGCAAATTGTGCCAAATGGTGCAAAG TGTAGCATGGATTCTCTTTTGGAACGCACAATCAAACACATGCTTTTCTTACAGAGTGTTACAAAGCATGCTGATAAGCTAAAGCAAACTGGAGAGCCCAAG ATTATTGACAAAGATGGCAGTTTGCTGTTGAAAAATAACTTCGAAGGGGGAGCAACATGGGCCTATGAAGTAGGCTCACAATCTATGGTCTGTCCTCTCATAGTTGAAGATCTGAATCAACCCCGTCAAATGCTTGTGGAG ATGCTCTGTGAAGAAAGAGGTTTCTTTCTAGAAATAGCCGACATAATTAGAGGCCTGGGGTTAACCATATTAAAAGGGGTTATGGAAACTCGGAATGGCAAGATATGGGCACGCTTTGCTGTAGAG GCCAATAGAGATGTTACGAGGATGGAAATCTTTCTCTCATTAGTCCACCTTCTGGAGCAAAGTTCGAAAAGCTGCATTCCGCAAGCCAATGACATCAGCTGCGATAAAACAATTGCTGAACAAATTCACCATGCTGCGTCTCTTCCAGTGACTGGTGTATCCCATAACTTGCACTGA
- the LOC140988239 gene encoding probable aspartyl protease At4g16563, with translation MASCFSSTCLPFLFLLNFFFSLASSSPTSNTVSISLFNPITFPDPFQKLTHLASTSVARAHHIKDPKDAPVSSTPLFPFSGAYSIYLKFGTPPQSIPLVMDTGSSFSWFPCTKRYICKNCSSSTGISSFIPKKSSSVRILGCLNPKCSWIHKSFDPKSGCKDCGSLKSNCTQICPPYLMLYGLGSTGGIAMLETLSLQQRIVPNFVVGCSLFSSNQPAGVAGFGRGVSSLPNQLGLKKFSYCLVSHKFDNTPTNSVLIMDGESDSGKKTARFSYTPLLKNPISSKNVALGDYYYVGLRKISVGGKKVKLPQEFLAPDSNGNGGTIVDSGSTFTYMNPAAFKTVTDAFSEQVKDYKRAKNVENLTGLRPCFDVTGHEAIKLPELKLHFKGGAEMGLPLENYFFVVKDDQKLLVCLTMVTDNTLLGPELVSGPSIILGNFLMQNFHIEFDLSNGRFGFVQQSCSG, from the coding sequence ATGGCTTCCTGTTTCTCATCTACTTGTCTCCCCTTCCTTTTTCTGCtaaatttcttcttttctttagCTTCTTCTTCTCCTACAAGCAACACAGTttccatctcactttttaaccCAATTACATTTCCAGATCCATTCCAGAAGCTCACTCATTTAGCCTCAACCTCTGTAGCCAGAGCCCACCACATCAAGGATCCAAAAGATGCCCCAGTTTCCTCCACCCCTTTGTTTCCCTTTAGCGGAGCTTACTCAATCTATCTCAAATTTGGCACCCCACCACAGTCTATACCGTTGGTTATGGACACAGGCAGCAGCTTTTCTTGGTTCCCTTGTACAAAAAGATACATTTGCAAGAATTGTTCTTCTTCAACTGGGATTTCTTCCTTCATTCCTAAAAAGTCCTCGTCTGTTAGGATTCTTGGATGTTTGAATCCCAAATGTAGTTGGATTCACAAATCTTTTGATCCCAAATCAGGTTGTAAAGATTGTGGGTCGCTGAAATCAAACTGCACCCAAATCTGCCCTCCATATTTAATGCTCTATGGTCTAGGCTCTACCGGGGGTATAGCGATGCTCGAAACGCTGAGCCTGCAGCAAAGGATAGTGCCGAATTTTGTTGTGGGTTGCTCGCTTTTTTCGTCGAATCAGCCTGCCGGGGTCGCGGGATTCGGCCGCGGAGTTTCCTCTCTGCCCAACCAATTAGGCCTCAAGAAATTCTCATACTGCCTGGTCTCGCACAAATTCGACAACACCCCGACAAACAGCGTCCTAATCATGGATGGCGAATCTGATTCTGGTAAAAAGACAGCAAGATTCAGCTACACACCGCTGCTGAAAAACCCTATCAGCAGCAAAAATGTTGCCTTGGGAGATTACTACTACGTTGGCCTGAGAAAAATCAGTGTTGGAGGGAAGAAAGTTAAGCTTCCACAGGAATTCTTGGCTCCTGATTCTAATGGAAATGGCGGGACTATCGTAGACTCTGGCTCAACTTTCACTTACATGAATCCGGCTGCGTTTAAAACAGTAACAGATGCATTTTCGGAGCAGGTTAAAGACTACAAAAGGGCTAAAAACGTGGAGAATTTAACAGGTTTGCGGCCTTGCTTCGATGTTACCGGCCACGAAGCCATTAAATTGCCGGAACTGAAGCTCCATTTCAAGGGCGGTGCAGAAATGGGACTGCCATTGGAGAACTATTTCTTTGTCGTGAAAGATGATCAGAAGCTTCTTGTTTGCTTGACCATGGTGACTGATAACACGTTACTCGGGCCGGAACTCGTTAGCGGGCCGTCGATTATTCTGGGCAATTTCTTGATGCAGAACTTTCATATAGAGTTCGATTTGAGCAATGGAAGATTTGGATTCGTTCAACAGTCGTGCTCTGGGTAG
- the LOC140988261 gene encoding uncharacterized protein, whose protein sequence is MEEIKQPEYWQGVWKRLVVVGGGVAGSLVAKSLQFHADVTLIDPKDYFEIPWASLRSMVEPSFAERSVIYHRDYLTNGRVIVSKAINILNSQVLTADGRLIAYDYLVIATGHDARMPQTRSERLQQYKSENEEIKASSSILVVGGGPTGVELASEIAVDFPEKRVILVHNGSRLLEFIGPKAASKTLEWLKSKKVEVKLQQSIDLNNISVGSKTYKTSSGETIKADCVLLCTGKQPGSAWLSETMLKGSIDGLGRLKVDENLRVKGCKNIFAIGDITDIKELKQGYLGKKHALIVSKNLKLLLTGGKESKMLAYKPNSVKVIVSLGRNDAVAQHPLTTLIGVVPGLIKSKDLYVGNTRKQLGLDPRQVN, encoded by the exons ATGGAGGAGATCAAGCAGCCGGAATATTGGCAAGGTGTTTGGAAGCGGCTGGTGGTCGTAGGCGGCGGCGTAGCAGGTTCTCTTGTTGCTAAATCCCTTCAGTTTCACGCAGATGTCACCCTCATTGATCC gaaggattatttcgagatCCCTTGGGCGAGCTTAAGGTCAATGGTGGAGCCATCTTTTGCCGAAAGATCAGTTATATATCACAGAGATTATCTCACCAATGGGCGCGTCATTGTTTCCAAAGCCATAAACATTTTGAACTCTCAAGTATTGACCGCAGATGGCCGTCTCATTGCCTATGATTACCTTGTCATAGCCACTGGACACGACGCTCGCATGCCACAAACACGATCGGAAAGACTGCAACAATACAAATCAG aaaatgaagaaataaaggctTCTAGTTCAATTCTGGTCGTGGGAGGTGGCCCAACGGGAGTCGAACTAGCTTCAGAAATCGCTGTAGATTTCCCAGAGAAAAGGGTTATCTTGGTTCATAATGGATCTCGGTTGCTCGAGTTCATCGGCCCGAAAGCTGCCAGCAAGACATTAGAGTGGCTCAAGTCGAAGAAAGTAGAAGTGAAACTGCAACAATCAATTGATTTAAACAACATTTCGGTGGGAAGCAAGACTTACAAGACTTCGAGTGGAGAAACTATCAAAGCGGACTGTGTACTTCTGTGCACGGGTAAGCAGCCCGGTTCAGCCTGGCTGAGTGAGACTATGTTGAAGGGGAGTATTGATGGATTAGGACGATTGAAGGTTGATGAGAATTTGAGAGTGAAAGGGTGCAAGAATATATTCGCAATCGGGGATATCACAGACATTAAG GAACTGAAGCAAGGTTACTTGGGAAAGAAACATGCTCTAATTgtatcaaaaaatttgaaactctTGCTCACAGGTGGAAAAGAAAGCAAGATGTTGGCCTACAAGCCGAACTCGGTTAAGGTTATTGTTTCACTGGGAAGAAATGATGCAGTGGCACAGCATCCATTGACAACCTTAATTGGAGTCGTTCCAGGTTTGATCAAATCCAAAGATTTGTACGTGGGAAATACAAGGAAGCAGTTGGGTCTCGACCCCCggcaggtcaactaa